Proteins found in one Acipenser ruthenus chromosome 18, fAciRut3.2 maternal haplotype, whole genome shotgun sequence genomic segment:
- the LOC117419778 gene encoding autophagy-related protein 2 homolog B-like isoform X2, whose amino-acid sequence MPWPFSESIKKRACRYLLHRYLGNFLQEKLSLDQLSLDLYQGTGALAQVPLDKWSLNEILESVDAPFEVIEGFIQTISLSVPWASLLQENCALEVKGLEMVFRPRPRMASGSEPMYWSSFMTSSMQLAKECLSQRLTDEQAEGFQPLEGLEKFAETIETVLRRVKVTFLDTVLRIEHVPENSKTGIALEMRISKIVYCDETGDECSGMNVHQPTMFAHKNLQLTGVSVFWDEFSEAARTCPKSSTPQTETEPKLSPSWNPKIICEPHPQFTRTVSEVAPFKPVQIGSLNGRMELGLILKQNEALPGAKLDVDGRIDSINVLLSPRQVHLLLDMLGVFSGPESSERTSLSCKDRKSRPIQQEDEYRLHMELHRCLKKDTLVAGGLEEQGLFESETRTTSSREEEVFFSMAEMEMSHSLSSLPPLGDPPTVDLELSLNSNYTSSPGGSPLGNVTTVWDEYLDPPRHMEKLAQDLPFLSRGMQPPQKLLRQTSHPSKSHSVDESRPEVVFRLALGCLSVSVLHIDPLPPPETALNLNPLTLMASDFFSRIEKINPAELCKGDFPHFHPIFDEACPYDHLRFLGTGIRVTYEQRQGSSLRSLSTDLSVGQIELLECLFPTDSRSSAPQYTELVTFDSDCLKESHPPACLHLLYKFSERRGPQGSQVRLSSMPQKADFQIELGPVHSELDISIVDRLNSLLQPQKLATTEMMASHMYTSYNKHVSLHKAFTEVFLDDSRTPANCRMSVLINVPVLNLAVRFPIPDLRSDQERGPWFKKSLQKEILHLEFKDVEFKTEFTGSSPEQTKLELTFKELIGKFQDDYDQAAVRFLKVSHGMDGDMAASDSGKFDWPRIVLKVNPMAVHSILERVTAEEEEEAEGRSPEEEEGGAHSLKDVCDFGKPEPSPFSSRRVMYENEEMVMPGDVAEMTEFQEKTMSNSRYILELSLPNVELALPNKAFYEKLHNRINNDLLLWEPTAPSPVETFENMSYGVGLSVASQLINTYSKDSFSQFRSPAPDEEESGSEEETMQYYSTGDFGFRSRRKKKNEPQNKTSQSLFSVLLSVNHGLVALQTDTKQEDGTVIEGRHGEFWLEINNGVLFSVARYEGYEDQHYICLHTNSLCLYHQGMLEGTVPSTEVKLPSKTRPHWLEPTIYRSEEGSLSKHCMPEGAGGESINMLSVAVKIYSENMERNVKEFLISVGVKGATLQHQVVPSSISWQEQILDFLNVSDEPVLGYTPPVSVTTFHLHLWSCSLDYRPLYLPIRSLLTVETFSISSNVSLDRSSSTLRIILDEAALFLSDKCNTVSVNLNRDYVQVVDMGLLELRITAVKPGVNGEMTEPRFELRCSSDVIHIRTCYDSCAALMNLIQYIASYGDLIPPPRPETKAGGSKQRGRPDIPSRPPSRPLLLPEAEQQILQDLMSEAMEDTDFQQARSPEDRQPNGVHEGFTQALEPPRSDLFLFPDESGNISQEPSPTFTPYHHPLIYAAMSDAAPESDDFCILETPLAGAADHDEEPVVNKLTSDSIEIQENHFSIPLGRTDSNKGPLHFPVPEVRYLIKEISIIWHLYGGKDFAGGPVLSSPAKSRGCTPHSSPSQTPVRQSRVAGRAHGGRGRNPDVLMEIQLSKVKFQHEVYPQSGADREPSLTEQPVSRQVFIVQDLEIRDRLATSQMNKFLYLYFSKEMPRKAHSNMLTVKALHVCPESGRAPQECCLRVSLMPLRLNIDQDALFFLKDFFASIAAEVELLSPPDQEVKKPPAPDHTCSFPKHMSGSLDPAPIISVPGQGRPSQNGLPGSSSTENGEAEPSPATSFTDQPIFFREFRFISEVPIRLDYHGKHVSMEQGTFAGIVIGLTQLNCSELKLKRLCYRQGLLGVDKLFSYAISEWLNDIKKNQLPGILGGVGPIHSLVQLVQGLRDLVWLPIEQYRKDGRIVRGFQRGAASFGTSTAMAALELTNRMVQTIQAAAETAYDMVSPGPDESELKRIKRFSHYRLAHQPVDLREGVAKAYSVVKEGITDTALTIYDTATREHEQRGVTGAVGGVLRQIPPAVVKPLIVATEATSNVLGGMRNQIRPDARQEESQKWRLGEE is encoded by the exons ATGCCTTGGCCATTTTCTGAGTCGATAAAAAAGCGGGCCTGCAGGTACTTGCTGCACCGGTATCTGGGCAACTTCCTGCAAGAGAAGCTGAGCCTGGATCAGCTCAGTCTGGACCTCTACCAGGGAACCGGCGCACTGGCGCAAGTCCCATTGGACAAATGG TCCCTGAATGAGATCCTGGAGTCGGTGGACGCTCCCTTTGAGGTGATTGAGGGGTTTATTCAGACAATCTCCCTGTCTGTCCCCTGGGCCTCACTGCTGCAGGAGAACTGTGCTCTGGAGGTGAAAGGACTAGAGATGGTTTTTAGGCCAAGACCACGGATGG CATCCGGATCTGAGCCGATGTACTGGTCCAGTTTCATGACAAGCAGCATGCAGCTTGCTAAGGAATGTCTGAGTCAGAGGCTGACAGATGAGCAGGCGGAAGGGTTTCAGCCTCTAGAAGGGCTTGAGAAATTTGCAGAAACCATTGAAACAG TTCTGAGAAGagttaaagttacatttttagaCACAGTCCTCAGGATTGAACATGTACCAGAAAACTCAAAAACTGGAATAGCTCTTGAAATGCGAATCAGCAA AATTGTGTATTGTGATGAAACTGGAGATGAATGCTCTGGGATGAATGTTCACCAGCCAACGATGTTCGCTCATAAAAACCTGCAACTTACTGGGGTCTCAGTTTTTTGGGATGAATTTTCAGAAGCTGCAAGAACCTGTCCAAAGTCCTCAACTCCGCAAACA gaaacAGAACCAAAGCTCTCTCCCAGCTGGAACCCCAAAATCATCTGTGAGCCGCACCCCCAGTTTACAAGAACTGTGTCTGAAGTGGCGCCATTCAAACCTGTGCAGATTGGAAGTTTAAATGGGAGAATGGAACTCGGCCTTATCCTTAAACAAAATGAAGCACTTCCTGGAGCGAAA CTGGATGTAGATGGACGGATTGATTCTATAAATGTGCTCTTGTCTCCACGCCAAGTGCATCTGCTCTTGGACATGCTGGGTGTCTTTTCAGGACCAG AGAGTTCAGAGAGGACTTCCCTGAGCTGTAAGGACAGGAAAAGCCGTCCAATCCAGCAAGAGGATGAGTACCGGCTGCACATGGAGCTGCACCGCTGTCTGAAGAAGGACACGCTGGTTGCAGGGGGGCTGGAGGAGCAGGGCCTGTTTGAGAGTGAGACGAGAACCACGTCAAGTCGGG AAGAAGAAGTATTCTTCTCCATGGCAGAAATGGAAATGTCCCACAGTCTGTCCTCCCTTCCGCCACTTGGAGACCCACCCACTGTGGATCTTGAACTGTCTTTAAACAGCAACTACACCAGCTCTCCCGGAGGATCCCCACTGGGTAATGTAACA ACGGTTTGGGATGAGTATCTAGATCCTCCGAGACACATGGAAAAACTGGCACAGGACCTTCCCTTTCTATCAAGAGGGATGCAGCCTCCTCAGAAACTGCTTCGACAGACAT CTCACCCATCTAAATCTCACTCTGTGGATGAATCCCGGCCTGAGGTTGTGTTCAGACTAGCCCTGGGCTGCCTGTCCGTGTCTGTCCTTCATATAGACCCTCTGCCGCCCCCTGAAACAGCACTGAACCTCAACCCGCTCACTCTGATGGCCTCCGATTTCTTCAGCCGGATTGAGAAAATCAATCCTGCAGAGCTCTGCAAAGGAGATTTTCCACATTTTCATCCCATTTTTGATGAGGCCTGTCCTTATGATCACCTGAG GTTTTTGGGAACTGGTATCAGGGTAACCTACGAGCAGCGGCAGGGTTCCAGTTTGCGCAGTCTCAGTACTGACTTGTCTGTGGGACAGATAGAGCTGCTGGAGTGTCTATTCCCAACAGACTCACGGTCCAGTGCTCCCCAATATACAGAG cttGTAACATTTGATTCAGACTGCCTCAAAGAATCCCATCCTCCAGCTTGTCTTCACCTTCTCTACAAGTTTTCTGAACGTAGAGGACCCCAG GGAAGTCAGGTGCGACTCAGCTCAATGCCTCAGAAAGCTGATTTTCAGATAGAACTGGGTCCAGTTCATTCTGAATTAGATATTAGCATCGTGGATAGACTCAATTCTTTACTTCAACCACAGAAACTGGCAACAACAGAAATGATGGCATCCCACATGTACACCTCCTACAATAAGCATGTCAGCCTG CACAAGGCATTCACTGAAGTTTTCCTAGACGACTCAAGGACACCAGCAAACTGCCGGATGTCTGTCTTGATTAATGTGCCAGTGTTAAACTTGGCTGTGCGATTTCCAATTCCTGACTTGAGATCGGACCAGGAGAGGGGCCCCTGGTTTAAGAAATCCCTCCAGAAGGAAATTCTCCATCTGGAGTTCAAGGATGTGGAATTCAAAACCGAATTCACCGGATCCTCTCCAGAACAAACTAAACTGGAGCTGACGTTTAAAGAACTGATTG GCAAGTTTCAAGATGACTATGACCAGGCAGCTGTCAGGTTCCTCAAGGTGTCACATGGGATGGATGGGGACATGGCGGCATCAGACAGTGGCAAATTTGATTGGCCAAG GATTGTGTTGAAGGTGAACCCGATGGCAGTGCACTCTATCCTGGAGCGGGTCACAgccgaggaagaggaggaggctGAGGGGCGCTCCCCagaggaggaggaaggagggGCGCACTCTTTGAAAGACGTCTGTGATTTTGGAAAACCAGAGCCCTCACCATTCTCCTCCCGCAGGGTCATGTACGAAAACGAGGAG ATGGTCATGCCAGGAGATGTGGCTGAAATGACTGAATTTCAGGAGAAGACAATGAGCAATTCACGCTACATTTTGGAGCTGTCATTGCCAAATGTTGAATTAGCCCTGCCGAACAAGGCCTTTTACGAGAAATTACACAACAG AATCAATAATGACCTGTTGCTATGGGAGCCGACCGCACCATCTCCAGTAGAGACCTTTGAAAACATGTCCTATGGTGTTGGACTGTCAGTAGCGAGCCAGctaatcaatacctacagcaagGACAGTTTCAGCCAGTTCAGATCGCCTGCTCCCGATG AGGAAGAGAGTGGATCGGAGGAGGAGACGATGCAGTATTACTCCACGGGAGACTTTGGGTTTAGGAGTCGAAGGAAAAAGAAGAATGAGCCTCAGAACAAAACCTCCCAAAGTCTTTTCTCTGTCCTCCTGAGTGTCAACCATGGACTGGTGGCCTTACAGACAGATACCAAG CAGGAAGATGGGACTGTGATAGAAGGCAGGCATGGAGAGTTCTGGTTAGAAATTAATAATGGGGTCCTGTTCAGTGTGGCTCGCTATGAGGGCTATGAAGACCAACATTACATATGTCTCCATACCAACAGCCTGTGTCTGTATCACCAAG GTATGTTAGAAGGAACTGTCCCCAGCACTGAAGTGAAGTTGCCCAGTAAAACCCGGCCTCACTGGTTGGAACCTACCATTTACCGCTCTGAGGAGGGGTCCCTCAGCAAACATTGCATGCCTGAAGGTGCTGGAGGAGAGAGTATAAATATGCTGTCTGTGGCAGTGAAGATCTACTCTGAGAACATGGAGCGCAATGTTAAG GAGTTCCTGATCTCTGTCGGAGTGAAAGGAGCTACTCTTCAGCACCAGGTGGTTCCCTCAAGTATCAGCTGGCAGGAGCAG ATTCTGGATTTCCTGAATGTGTCTGATGAGCCTGTTTTGGGATACACCCCCCCTGTTTCAGTCACCACCTTTCACCTTCACCTGTGGAGCTGTTCTCTTGATTACAG ACCACTGTACCTGCCAATAAGATCTCTTCTCACTGTGGAAACCTTCAGCATCTCCAGCAATGTCTCACTTGATCGGTCCTCCTCCACACTCAG aatcATTCTGGATGAAGCTGCATTGTTTTTATCAGACAAGTGTAACACCGTGTCGGTCAATCTGAACAGAG ATTATGTGCAGGTGGTGGATATGGGACTCTTGGAGCTGAGGATTACAGCAGTTAAACCCGGAGTCAATGGAGAAATG ACTGAGCCACGATTTGAGCTGCGCTGCTCCAGTGATGTCATTCACATCCGGACCTGCTATGATTCCTGTGCTGCACTCATGAACCTGATTCAGTACATAGCAAGTTATGGGGACCTTATTCCACCCCCAAGACCAGAGACAAAAGCTGGGGGCTCTAAGCAACGAGGCAGG CCCGACATCCCAAGCAGACCACCCTCTCGGCCGCTACTCCTTCCTGAAGCTGAGCAACAGATCCTTCAGGACCTGATGAGTGAAGCCATGGAGGACACAGACTTCCAGCAGGCACGGTCCCCTGAGGACCGGCAGCCCAATG GTGTCCATGAAGGATTCACACAGGCTCTCGAGCCACCTCGTTCAGATCTCTTCCTGTTCCCAGATGAGAGTGGGAACATTTCCCAGGAACCAAGCCCAACCTTTACACCCTATCACCACCCTCTGATCTACGCAGCCATGAGCGACGCTGCTCCAGAGAGCGATGACTTTTGTATTCTGGAAACTCCTTTGGCAGGCGCTGCT GATCATGATGAAGAGCCAGTAGTGAACAAGCTGACTTCAGATTCTATTGAGATACAAGAGAATCACTTTAGTATCCCACTTGGGAGGACTGACTCGAATAAAGGACCCTTGCACTTTCCAGTTCCAGAGGTCAGATATTTAATAAAGGAAATCTCAATCATCTGGCATCTCTATGGGGGCAAGGATTTTGCAGGTGGACCAGTCCTATCATCCCCAGCCAAGAGTCGTGG CTGCACTCCTCACAGCTCTCCCTCACAGACCCCAGTGAGACAGAGTCGAGTTGCTGGGCGTGCACATGGAGGCAGGGGGAGAAATCCAGACGTTCTGATGGAAATACAACTGAGCAAG GTGAAGTTCCAGCATGAAGTTTACCCTCAGAGTGGGGCAGACAGGGAGCCCAGTTTAACAGAGCAGCCAGTCTCCCGGCAGGTGTTCATCGTCCAGGATCTTGAGATCAGGGATCGTCTGGCCACATCACAAATGAACAAATTCCTCTACCTCTACTTCAGCAAAGAGATGCCCAGGAAGGCCCATTCTAATATG CTGACGGTGAAGGCTTTGCATGTCTGTCCAGAATCAGGTCGAGCCCCACAGGAGTGCTGTTTACGAGTCTCTCTGATGCCACTGCGCCTCAATATCGATCAG GATGCATTGTTTTTCTTGAAGGACTTTTTTGCCAGCATTGCTGCTGAGGTGGAGTTGTTGTCTCCACCAGATCAAGAAG TAAAGAAGCCTCCAGCTCCGGACCACACCTGCAGCTTCCCCAAACACATGAGTGGTAGTCTGGACCCAGCTCCAATCATCTCAGTGCCAGGACAAGGCAGACCGAGCCAGAATGGCTTGCCAGGTTCCAGCAGCACTGAAAACGGGGAGGCCGAACCTTCACCTGCGACATCCTTCACAGACCAGCCAATCTTCTTCcg AGAGTTTCGTTTCATCTCTGAAGTGCCCATTCGTTTAGATTATCACGGGAAGCATGTGTCAATGGAACAG GGCACATTTGCTGGAATTGTGATTGGTTTGACTCAGCTGAACTGCTCTGAGCTGAAACTGAAGAGGCTTTGCTACAGACAAGG ATTGCTGGGCGTGGATAAACTGTTCTCTTATGCAATCAGTGAATGGCTGAATGACATTAAAAAGAACCAACTACCAGGAATTCTGGGGGGAGTGGGCCCTATACACTCCTTGGTACAGTTAG ttcagGGCCTGAGGGACCTTGTGTGGTTGCCAATTGAACAGTACCGCAAGGATGGTAGAATTGTCAGAGGGTTTCAACGTGGCGCTGCATCCTTTGGTACATCTACTGCCATGGCAGCTTTGGAGCTCACTAATCGGATGGTGCAGACAATTCAG gctgcagcagaGACAGCCTATGACATGGTGTCTCCTGGACCTGATGAAAGCGAATTAAAAAGAATCAAACGATTCTCTCATTACCGATTGGCTCACCAGCCAGTGGATCTGCGTGAGGGTGTGGCCAAAGCATACAGTGTCGTCAAAGAG GGGATTACAGACACAGCACTGACAATCTATGATACCGCCACACGGGAGCACGAACAAAGAGGAGTGACTGGGGCTGTGGGGGGAGTTTTGCGACAGATTCCACCTGCGGTGGTCAAACCACTGATTGTTGCCACAGAGGCCACCTCCAATGTTTTGGGTGGCATGAGAAACCAGATTCGACCAGATGCCCGTCAGGAGGAATCCCAAAAGTGGCGATTAGGGgaggagtga